A stretch of DNA from Oncorhynchus nerka isolate Pitt River linkage group LG22, Oner_Uvic_2.0, whole genome shotgun sequence:
CTTTTAAAGCCCATTGGAAGTCAAGCTGAAGCCATCCCCATTATGCTAACTGGGGTTGTTTTCAGACTGGCTGCATTTCTTTCTATGTATTTATCAGTGTCCCGCTCTTTAACTATGGGGGAGTGTCTGAAATGGTACCCCAAAGGGCACTACCAGTTCCCTCAGAGAAAGACATCCATGGTTTGTGTGATGGCCTGTCGGCAGAGGGGACAGCTGTGCTGCTGGGGGGGCTGCTGTAGCAAGATGGCCGAGCAGTGGCGACACAGGCACAGGTGGCGGCAGGGCAGCAGCAACACGTTCTTGACCCTGTCCTGACAGATTACGCACTTCTTCCTCTCCTCATGCTCCTTCAATAGACTGAGGAGGCCAGTGTCAACTGGAGGGGCCTGGCTGCCTTGGCCAGAGGCAGGCTGCTGCTTCACTGTAGTCCTTGTTGTagactggtggtggtattggtcTGGGTCAAGGTTGAGGTCATCCCACCTACTGTCGAGGTGTTGAAGTGTTGAGTATAACTCCACTTGTTCTCTTCCAGTCTGTTCTGGGGGAAGAAGGGTACCTGTATGGTTAGTAGGAATACCTGGGGCCCTTGGATCCAGAACTAGGTGCCCCACTCCACCTTGGTCCACAGAAGTCTGTACTGTTCTGCCCCTTGGCTGTCTTGCTTGGGCCACCTGCCCCATAGCCTGTGGTCCAGCTCCATTGTCCTGAAGAGCTTGAGCTTGCTCCATGGCCAGCAGGTAAAGTCTATAGATGGTTCTCTGTAGACTTAGCATTCCTGGGATTGTGTTGACAAAGTGAAGACATTGCTGGGCCACATGACGAGGCAACTCTGGGTTGAGATATAGCAAGGTCAACGCAACAATGACTGCTGTTAAGAGCAAGCCATAGATGTTGAGCATGAATACTGTGATAAAGACATGACCGAGGGAGCCCAGAAACTCAAGAGCTAGTTGGCAGGGTGTCCAAAGCAGTACAGAGGTGCCCACCAGGCAGCTGTATAGGAAGGTGAGAAGTGTGAGGGCCAGCTCCAAGGCTTTATGCAGGGGgcctgacactgcctcccaggcCCCTACCATTGCAGAGAAGCAGTTCTGGGTACCAATGAGAAGAATGTTGACGATAGTGTTGACAAAGTAGAGAACGAGGCTGAACGCAATGCTAAAACCGTCACAAGTCTGTTTAAGCACAGTATGTCCAGACAGGAATCCGCGGTGTAGCAGCTCTTTGGTGCGCCATGCAACATGAGAAGAGAGGTGGCCCACCATTTTGAAACTCTCGAACACCCCTCCTAAGGTCTGAAGCCATCCCTCCAGTAGATTGAAAGCTCCGTGTGCTGTGCTTGTGACCACCTCTGTTACAGTGAGGAAAGAGAACAGTGCACAGTTCCAGTATTCTAGTAAGATGGAGCCACTCGGGACCACTTGCAGGTCGTGCATTGATGAACCCATGTTGGAGAAAAGTCGGCCTAGCCAATTCACAAACCAGATGACCAAGTCTAGTAGAAGGCAAAAAGTGTCCAGGCATTTCCCAATAGCACAGGAAACAAAGTTCACTACATCCATATTAGTGTTCCCTACAGGAGACAAGAACGTGTTAAAGTTTGCCATTGAACTACATTTACGTTTAACACACTAGTTAGCTAGCATGCTATCAGTTAGGCTAAACAGCATAGTTAGCGAACTTTCAAGCTGTGCAACATTATTAAGTGGCTAGTTAAAGCTATTATTCCCGATTACCAATGACATAACACGAACTGAGATTAACAGAAATGTTAAAAATGACACATTGAAGAAAAAACACCTCTAGTATGCTATTTCTAATGCTAATGGAAACCCCACCCACtatcagctagctagttagcaagttatgctagctagctatagcaGATAACATAGAAAACGGATCTCACCTTACATAGCGTATATAACACGCTAACCAATTGCTACCAATGGGATAATTGGATTGATATACACCCTGGTTGACACAATCAATAAAAATGTTTGCAGGCTCCAATCTAAAGACGCTGTCATTTTAGCCATCCATGTAAACACGACCAACCAGACAGGAAGATTAAATTTTGAGAAGCCTATCTAGACAAAATAATCGAACTCAGATCTTGTGATGGTGACTGCTTCAACTATGATGCCTGCGAAAGAAATAAGAAcgacaaagaataaaataacaataaatacaaatattataTTCTAACTATTAATGAAATTGTAACAGTAGTTCGTTTATCATGAATCATAGTGACCTTATACTCTtaatcatatatattttttatcataCTGTCATGTCCATATTATCCTGTTTTTGCATGGACAGTGGAAACATATTTATACATATTTAGTGCCATTACAGTTTCTTTTCACATGTATTTTTCAATAGTTTCCCATGCTCTGGTGTTTCCTGGCTAGACAGTGGTCAACCGCAAAACTGTGAGATATTGCACACTCATGTCACCCCCTGTCATTCTGTGCTTTAAGAGACAATACAGGCCAAGTAATttgatatatttacatttacatttaagtcatttagcagacgctcttatccagagcgacttatttACTTACCCACCTACTCACCTGAGGCAACACCATTCATGTAGTAACACCATtaacaccactgtactgtaggatatCCCAAATATAAAGCCATAATCTCACTCAACAATTCACTAACGACTCTAGAATGAGAAAATGTATCTTGGGCAGATCCTAGTCCATGTTGTGAGACACTAACATGCTATTTCTAATAGACGTCTTGTATCTCATTATGAGTCAATAAATCCCTCAGCACCAATGTATGTTATCTGTGATTGATCTCGCCAGCAAGCTTGCCCTGAGGACAGTCATAATGGAACTggcaaaaaaaaaatcacaaatttgACTGCTTAACACCCATGTCCACCCCCATCCTGTCTGCTCAAGAACCGCAGCCAACCGTGGCCCTTATCAAATCATCGCACAACCTGAATATATGGCTTCTTTTGGAGGGTTGAAAAGCATAATCAGTCATGTTCCTTCATCCCAGCTGTGCGTGTGTGATGTTGTCTTAGAAGAGAGAGCTGTTTTGCACCCACCTCTGTGCTTTCCCCACTATTTATGTCATGCTACTCGACTTTCTAAAAATATGTGGTAGTGTACAGACTAACACGAGTCAGTCAACAAAAATGCCTCCATTTGGAGTCCAGAATAGGGTGTTACCCTCTTCAAATGACTTAAACCATACATCAAGCCCTCTTGCTCTTTAAGTGACATCATGGTATTCCATGGATGAGCCTCCAGGTTAACAGATAGGTAACCCAATGTCCACAGTTAGTCCTTTGTTATTTCCCAGACATTTCTCAGACAGCTGCaatctctctaactctctttcactctctcactcctctcccgtTTGTTGTTCTTGCCCATCTTATCACAGCTGCTGCTCTCCTTCAAGCCCAATGTGGAAAAATGGCATCAGACACCCTTCTCCTGCCAATTAGGACccccactaaacactcctcataTAGGCCTTTGGAGCATTCAACACTTGTCCTTACTAATAGCACAATTGGATGCCTCCACTGTCTCACCCTGAAAGAGTTGTCCATGTTTAATGTTTAAGATGTTCTGAGAACAGGAAGGCTTTTCAAGACTCTGCTGGTGGAAGTGCACTGTCGGTATCCTAGGTTGATGTTTGATATAAACCCTTTCAATGTATCAAATAGGAAAGATAGTGGACATTCATAGATTGGTCAATAGAATAATGCCAATGATTCTAATGTAACAATTGGTTCCATAGACATAATAGAATGGGGGAATAGCACACTCAACTTATTGTTGCGATGATAAGTACATTTTCCCATACAGCCAAGGACACACAGAACAACATTGCCTATAGTCTATTCAGGCTAAATTATATCTTGATAGCCTAAATAGAGCACGCCTTCAGTTGGTAACTGAACAAATGAAAGAATAGCATTCATATTTTCTGGCACTCTGACAATTTTGAGGGTTGGGGGTTCTCTGCCTGTGAAAGTCCCCTTTACAAGAACAGCTGAGCTATAATTGCTTTCTTCGGTCGATGCTCATAGGCCATGCTCGGAGGTGAAATCTACTGAATTGGCTGCCCTTGTCCTGGGCTGGGTGTGGGGATAGGGAACTTATCAATGGTCTGTCAACGAAGTCTCGAGGCTAACCTGAAGCATACAATCACACCCTTGTTCTCAACTGAAAATGTTACAGAAACAATTTAACACAACGCATGTACATAACCTACAACAAACGGTTCATCTTTAATTAAGTAACAGCTTTATTATGAGGGATGGATATATTATTAATACCAACATTTTAAAATGCAAGGGTTGCCCATAGTTTATATAAGAAGTGACCATTCAAAGAGGCTTTTGATAGGGAACCTACAGTATGTGGTTGAATTTTTCACAGCATAAAAAAAGCATATTCCGACTCTTCGCCAAACCATCATGAGCTGAATTTCAATAAGCTACAACTGCTACCCTCACTATAATGTAAATAGAAAACTGACAAGAGCCAGAACTAGGAAATGGTATAATATGATAACATAGAAGTTATTGTAAAGTGTCTAGCCTTCTAATGATGATTAAGAGGTGCCCTGATCCTATTTTAACACACTATATTTCGCTCCAAGTGGCCACCTGGGTCCCACTTTGGCTCCACCCCTGTCCTCTACCCTACCCAGCATTGTGTCTGGGATTCAGCCTACggtccaccccctctctccacctcaccaaCCAGACCTTGATGTGTCTGAGCTGAGGAACACCAAGGTGTTTAATTTGTTAATTATGTTGGGTCACCATGGCAACGGCTGTTATAAGGGGTCAGCGTAGATGTTAGAGTCCTCTTCAGCACAAGCCATGTCATTGTAACTGAGCAATGTGAAGACTAGCACCAGTCACCAGTCACTCCTCCCCTAAACACCCCAGAAACCCCCTTTCCACCCACCCGCACACACAAGaagaataagaagaagagacatgATAAGAAGAAACACTGTGCTGCCCTTTTTATTGACCTGTCTAAAGCATTCGACACTGTGTATCACTCATTACTTATTCAGAGGCTTTCATCAATTGGCACATTATACTTTATTATGGGTGATAGGTTCAGTACACATCATTGCATTTTCTATCAGAAAGTAGGCTGGCCCTCCTGGAAGTCTCGTAGATTGATGCATTACACTCTTTTTGTCTATAAAGCCTCTTGCATGAACTTCAGCCATAACTTACCTAATTGTTAACCTTCAGACGTATAATTAACCAGACTCAGGGACGGCTAACCCCGGAGTTCCCTTTAATCTTCGCAGAGTTAAGAAAATCTGCATCGTTATTGTAAATTCATTGTAAATAAAGGTGAAAGTGCAGATCAGACAATGGCTCAACGATTCAAAAGGCCCCCTCAGTTAGACCAGGCAATGGTCATTACAAATGTGTCATGGACTCTGATTTAAACTCAATTGCAACGAGTCAACCTCTAGATTAGACCTGTTTAGCCTATTGCTCTTGGCACAATCCTGCACCTGTGTCTGAACTCACCTCCATTAACAACAAGTAGTATTGTCAGAGCTTCCGTATAGAGAGAATGCTCCACTAGCTGAAAATCACCTTCTGACAATGTGGATTCACTTTGATCTTTGAATGTATCCTATGCCTCATGTTCTGGAATAATGGTGCCTATTAACAGAGTACTTCTGATGACTAGTCATGTGAATAAAACATAACCTAACTAATGATTATGGGCATTAAAAAACTACTGATTGTAATTTACTTTAATTAATCCCCAATCACAATCCTTGAAATGTCCTACTGTGGCATGAATATTTAGTTGCTTAACTCACTCAGACATTTAACATGAGTTTGAACTTGTCTTGACCTGGATGAATTCAGATTTTGGTTGAATAAGCTACAGGAAAACTAGCCACTATAACCAGAAAGAACTTAGTATCCTCAAGAGGGCATAATGTTGGTTACCATTCAGATTAAACACAACCTACCCACTGCGTCTCACACATTAGTGAAATGTTTGCTACAACTGAGATGAGAGAAATGTGTGATACCCTGAGGTGAATTTCAGTCCCGATACACACACTTTCATGGGAACAAGGATCATACAGCTTCAGCTAATGACATACATGATTAACTTTGATAATAAAGTCAGAACAACGAGAGGTCAAGGTCACTTTTTGTACACTATGACCTATAATTAAGATCTTTGGCGCCCAAAACCTTCAGCACAACCTTCAGAAATAACCTTACAGTATCTGAACTTGGGGGGATGAGGAAAAAGGACCTTGACATTGTCCTCAGCTCTTGCATGTCATCTTCGCTTTTGGCTCTGGCGAGTCTGACACCCCTGTGGAGGTACACTCTGTTCCCAATCTGTGTAACCAGACCTGCCAGTGCTAGCTCCCGCTCCAGGCAACAAGGAGGAGAATGCTCAGGATCATCATGTTAGCTCTGTATCACTAGCCTACATCAGCTGCCCCACACTGAATGTCATTGAACAATATGTGCCATTTTGGGTTAGGCTCTTTGCCGTACCTGGTGCTGTGGCGAATTTGATCCAGAGGCCTACAGCTGTGTTGTCTTTACAAGCTGTTGTGTTGTCTTGTAGAGTGCTGTTGTTTTATATTTGTTACAGTGGTGCTGAATGTAACAGCAAGGTGAAGAGGGGACCAAAGAGTAAAAATAAAAAGTTTGGTGGTGTAAAAGAGATACACTATTTTAATTTAAATGTACACCAACGTGCTTGAGTATGACCAAGTGCAGCTACACCCTATCACTAATTAATGAATTCACCATCAAATCAATCAACCCAGTGAAAAGTGAAAATATAAtcaaaatatatactttttttaaGAACAGGCACATTAGGGTTCTCACTCACACAGTCATAGATATCATCTCATCAGCATTATCTAGCGACAGAACACCTCCCGCTGTGGTATAAGATGACTATTCAGGTGGGACCTGCATGGCCATGGAGGTGGTCTTTGTCTGAAGAATACACATTCCCAATGCTGCATCATTACCGTGAGTAAGTCCATACAGTGGGGGTCTTATTCAAGACAAACACCAACCATCAGAA
This window harbors:
- the LOC115104657 gene encoding E3 ubiquitin-protein ligase RNF26-like codes for the protein MDVVNFVSCAIGKCLDTFCLLLDLVIWFVNWLGRLFSNMGSSMHDLQVVPSGSILLEYWNCALFSFLTVTEVVTSTAHGAFNLLEGWLQTLGGVFESFKMVGHLSSHVAWRTKELLHRGFLSGHTVLKQTCDGFSIAFSLVLYFVNTIVNILLIGTQNCFSAMVGAWEAVSGPLHKALELALTLLTFLYSCLVGTSVLLWTPCQLALEFLGSLGHVFITVFMLNIYGLLLTAVIVALTLLYLNPELPRHVAQQCLHFVNTIPGMLSLQRTIYRLYLLAMEQAQALQDNGAGPQAMGQVAQARQPRGRTVQTSVDQGGVGHLVLDPRAPGIPTNHTGTLLPPEQTGREQVELYSTLQHLDSRWDDLNLDPDQYHHQSTTRTTVKQQPASGQGSQAPPVDTGLLSLLKEHEERKKCVICQDRVKNVLLLPCRHLCLCRHCSAILLQQPPQQHSCPLCRQAITQTMDVFL